The Panicum virgatum strain AP13 chromosome 3N, P.virgatum_v5, whole genome shotgun sequence genome includes the window CAGTTTATCAGACAGGCTACCAGTAGTAAGAATCCAATGGACCAGGTAGGAGACCTGTTTGCTTAGATGCTTGAAAACTGTCAGTAGCTTGGCAAGCACATATCCATTATCAGCACTTCCTTAGATCTGCAAGGTCGatcaagaagtcaagaaaactaaaAGGGGCAAATTAATGTGAGTAGCACTTCCTTATAGTTTGATTCGAACTACAGGTAACCCAAGTAAGcagaaaatgaaaatgaaaatggatgaaacaaaattaaatgtagAACCTGTAAAACGAAGAGACAAATGTGAATCTCAGTTAGGAAAATCCTTGCGAATGAATACTATGGGAAACCAGTAAAAAAGAGGAAAATAAAACATTGGATGAAGCCAAACAAATCGACTGCGCTGCTCAGCTGCTCTGCCTCTGCTCGGCTCCATCGAGGAATTAGGAAAACTTCATCATGCCTTAATAGGATCACAGTAAAATTGCTCTTACTGGAAATAATTAGCTAGAAGTGCATATTGGGGCTAGTAGGATCCTTGTAGGACTGCTCTGATTACAATTAGCTAGCTCTGACTAGAATTAGAAGATAgtagaattacttttttttttagttGTACATACTAAGAAAAACATAAGGAATGCATATGTGttcaagtttttttaaaaaaaaaagaacttcaGAGTGCCAGTGCAGCCAATACCTTCAACTAAGCCAACTTCTCTAGCTCTTCGAAAAATCATGACCATATTTTTATTTAGAATGTTTCAAAACATGCAAACATGGGGTTTTCAGGATTCCATTGAGTTTCTTCCATCGAATATTTTTGCCTATTGCTTTGTAGCTATTCTAGTCATAAACTTGAGAAATGGAGACCAACTATCCTTAGTCAAGCAGTAATATTGGTTGGTACGAGCTAAGAATTACAGTGAACCATTTTGACACTTTCAGAAACATTTTTTTAGAGGTTTAGGGCTCAAGCCAGCCTCAGTCTTACTTAAATCAAAGATCATCTAGAATCTATTACAGCCCGAGTTCTTGCAAAAAGATTTGGCGGGTGGTGACAAAATAGTATTAAAAGTGTTTCAAATAACATCTCACTTTGACTGTACTACTAAAATAAAAGATTAATAGGGCAGCTAGATCTAACTATTAATCTGAACTTGAGGGCATCGTATTCAGCAGTATCCGTCATGATGGGGTTGCCAGCGATATTTGCCATGGTGGCTTGCAAAAGCCTTTGCTCATCCGGGCCTAACCAAAAAACAAAGGAATATTGATTAGTAAAATTAGCCTGACCAAATCATTACCACGCGTCAGACACGGACAAAATTAGGATGGGCTTACATGAACGCGGTTATTACTTAGCATGACAACGCTGCTGCCTTCCCACATGAGCTCCTCTTTGAGGTTATCCAACTCCTCGTTGGACATGATGGCCTTCTTGTCGTAGTAGAACACCAAAACGCCACGAGCAGCAAATACATCGATTCAATTCAATTTAATTCACCACCAGGTATAAGTAAAAGGGGGAAAAAATGAGGGGTCGAGGCGGGTTTGGGGCGCACCTGGAGGAACTCCTGCTCCATCTCGTCGATGGTCTTCTTCTGCTTGCGCTCGATGATGCTGCAATATGGGAGCATCGTTCTGCAGCTGCTAGACCTGGTCCTGCGCCTCGCCCTCGGCGGCGTGAGACCTCCACCGGCTGTGGAGGGCATAGGGGCGCatcggcgctgcggcggcggcggcggcggcgtagggtGAGCGGCGAAGCGCagcggccggggggggggggcaggggtGCAGGGAGGTGGCACGGCAGGGAGAGCCGCGCGACAGAGGCCATGGCGGACAGGGCTCTTGGGGGCATGCTGGCGCCCAGCGTGAGGAGGGTGCCCGTCAGCCCCCAGGCGGGGAGCGACGGCCCTCGCCTTGCCGGCCGTGTGTGAGGAGATGGAGTGCAGGGCAGGCCGCGTTGGCGCCGGAGGATCGGACCGGCCTTGGGCGAAGAGCGTTGGCGCCGGGACGGTCGCATGCGCCGCCTTGCCGGACCGACCGCGGGCGGGTGGCAACGACGCTGTTATGGCCGCGTGAGGGGAGCGACGGCCGCGGGTCGCCGCTTGGCCGGCCGCGAGCGAGGAGACGGGGCGCAGAGCAGATAGCGACAGCGGCGGAGTGGGGGCGGCCGGAACGGAGGCGGATCAGAGCAGGCGACGGGCGTGGCCGCGTGGGGTGGAGACTGAGGCGGCCGGATCTGAGCAAAACGAGGCTGTCGAAGAAAGCTCTCGAAGTGGAGATATTTACTGCTACAGTAACATCGCAAGTGGGATGAATACAGGTGGTTGATTTACCATCTGACGGTAGAAGTCGTTTTTACCGACGTGGACGGCCTTCCCTTGCGCCGTGGGAACGAACTTTCATCTATAGAAATTCCCCTTGCGTGCAAGCtcccctccccggccgcggcaCGGGCACCCGGCGGGGAGCCCCGTGCGGTCGGCGGATAAGCCGCGGGGCCCGCGtggcagggggagggggaggagttGGTTCCGGGGACGCGGAGCCCAGGGCGGCGTGAGAGGCGAGCCGGAGGGGGATTACTTGGGATTATttaaagagggagggagggagatagGCACACGAAAGCAACAgcgaggggggagagagagaagggaaaaggGAGAAGCCAGGGAGTTGTTGGTTTCGGTTCCGGTCGGCGTCGGAGGGGGAAGGGAGGGGACGGCGGGGAGGGAGATGGTGCCGAGCTGAGCAGGCGgatcgcggctgcggcggcggcagggatcGGCGGGGGCGGGAGTGCGGCACTCGGATGGTATTGGgcttcgccggcgccggaggcggCGATCGCGGATGGGCGGCGGAGCGGTCGCGTCGCGGGGGTTGTAGGAgcggcggagccggagccggagcgggcGCCCGTGCTGGGGGagcgggaggagaggagggagcggCGGGGAGGGATGAGGCGGGGGAAGGGGGGAAGGAATGGGCTGCTGCCGAGCTCGCTGCGGATCATATCGTCCTGCCTCAAGACGGTGTCCTCCAACGCCGGCTCCGTCGCGTCCACCGTGCGCTCGGCGGGCGCCTCCGTGGCCGCCTCCATCGCCCCGCAGGCCGAGGACGAGAAGGACCAGGTCGGCTGCGCAGCGCCCCTGCCTCTCTACCTGTCCAAAGATTTCGTTTTTTATTCGCGCTGCTACTGCAGACGTGACCACCGTTGCTGGGGTTTTCTAACTTTAGCGCTTCGCGTGCAACCGTGTACTCAATTATGACATTCTGCACGAGTAGGTTTTCTGTAGTGCTTGGATGCACACACCCTGTGTTCCAGTAGATTCACAATTCTAGATTTCTAGTGGCGGTTGCTCACGCTTCAAGTGAGTTGACCATGAACCATGTCAAACTACTTAGAATGTATGGATTGTTACACTTGGAATCTGTACTCAATGCCATTTTGTAGACGGGTGAGGTAGATCTTATGCTCTCATAGATCCGAAATTCTAGTGGAAATTTTGGTTTTTCTTTTTATCTCAATTCGGGTGGCAGTTAATGAAGCTTTTAAGTGAGTTGACCATGAATTAAGTTGAAGTAGTTAGAAGTTACTAGTAAAATACTGGAACTGACAGTTCCTGTGAAGAGGAAATATCAGGGAGCATGGGTCACTTTAAAGTTGTTCCGTGGAATTCTTCTGTGCTGATATTGCACATGGCTAAACGGATGCCTTGCTATTGTTGTGGACAGTTTATGCATCTGATTTTTCTTCAGTCTTCGTTTATTTGGTTACTAATTCAACCATATGGCGTTGTTCATGGATAAGAAAATGTTGGTCTATCCATTTTAGTTAGTGCTTGGGTTGACACAATCCCACATTTCAACAGTTTTGATTAGAAAAGTATTTGCCAGTGTATGTTTCTGCTAATCTATCCAGGAATGCAGTCTTGACACTCCATCTATAAACAGGTTTTGTGGGCTGGATTTGATAAACTAGAGCTCCATCCTTCATCATTCAAGCATGTTCTGCTCGTTGGTTATTCAAATGGGTTTCAAGTGCTTGATGTCGAGGATGCTGCAAATGTTTGCGAATTGGTCTCAAAACGTGATGGACCAGTTACTTTTCTGCAAATGCAGCCCACTCCAGTCAGCTCTGAAGGTTCTGAAGGATTCAAAGCATCGCATCCCATGCTTCTGGTTGTTGCGGGTGATGAGACAAATGGCCATGGTGCAGTTCAAGGTGGTCGCTTAAGTGCACTGATCAGAGACACAAACAGCGAGCCGCAAGCTGGAAATTGCATTTCTACCCCCACTGTTGTTCGTTTCTACTCTTTGAGGTCTCACACCAATGTACATGTTCTTCGATTTCGGTCTGCTGTATATTTAGTTCGCTGCAGCCCGCGGATTGTTGCTGTAGCTCTTGCAGCACAAGTAAGTTCCTCTTGGCACATCGatttgcgttttgtactatgaATTGAAATTGAGAAAGGGTGAACTTTCTGGATTATACTTTGAAATACTTATCTTATTTTACCACATTCCAGATCTACTGCTTTGATGCCGTTACTCTTGAGAACAAGCTCAGCGTCTTGACATATCCTTTGCAAGGTGCACCTGGGGTAAATATTGGGTACGGCCCGATGGCTGTTGGCCCGAGATGGTTAGCATATGCCACAAATACTCCTTTATTGTCAAACACAGGCCGTTTAAGTCCACAGAATCTCACACCTTCGCCAGGAGTGAGCCCATCTACTTCTCCTAGCAGCGGAAGCTTAGTTGCTAGATATGCAATGGAGTCTAGCAAGCAACTAGCTACTGGTATTATTAATCTTGGTGACATGGGATACAAAACATTGTCAAAGTACTGCCAGGAACTTTTGCCTGATGGTTCCAActcccctttgtcatcaagccCAGGCAGAAGATCTGGTAAAATTCCTTCTAGCGTGCATCCAATGGAAGCTGACAATGCAGGAATGGTTAGTTGGAAACCTCACAGCATTTTTCCCCTTGTCAAATTAGTGCATGAAAAAGTAAAATCTTCAATGCAACTGCATCTTGTAGTaatgaaatttcattgaatCTTTGCAGGTAGTCATCAAGGATTTCACTTCGAAAGCTATTATCTCGCAGTTTAGGGCTCACACAAGTCCCATATCTGCTCTTTGTTTCGACCCTAGTGGAACACTTTTGGTGACAGCCTCCGTTCATGGCCATAACATTAATGCCTTCAGGATCATGCCAACCTGCATTGCTAATGGCTCGGGCACAACTCGCTATGACTGTACTGCATCTCATGTTCATCTTTACAAACTGTATCGTGGCATGACATCTGCTGTATGTTTTCTGAGCAATTAAAATTCTTTTTGGAGTGTTTTATGGTTTTATTCATTTAGTTAATTACCTTGTATTTGCATGCAGGTCATACAAGACATCTCTTTTAGTCATTTTAGCCAATGGATATCTATTGTTTCATCTCGAGGTACTTGTCATATATTTACGCTGTCCCCTTTTGGTGGTGATGCCAGTCTGCAACCACAGAATTCGCACAGTGATGGGCCACCTCTTGCCCCGTGTCAGTCAAGGCCATGGTGGTCAAAACCGTCCTTTCTTATGGATCAACAGCTTCATCAAGTTCCTTCAACTGTTACACATTCAGTAGTCAGTAGAATAAAGAATAGCACTTCTGGTTGGCTAAATACTGTCAGCAATGTGGCTGCTTCTGCAAGTGGAAAACTATCTGTACCATCTGGTGCTGCCACAGCTGTTTTCCATAATTCCATCTACCATGGTTCTTTGCCAGTTCCATCGAAGGCTAATGCTCTGGAGCATCTATTGGTGTATTCACCGTCTGGTCATGTTATTCAACATGAACTTTTACCTTCTTCAGGTTCTGAGTCCTCTGGTAGCAGCTCAAGAGTTGGTCCGGGTCCTAACTCGCAACTCCAAgatgatgagatgcatgttACTGCTGAACCAATTCAATGGTGGGATGTGTGCCGTAGGACAAACTGGCCAGAAAGAGATGAAAACATTGCAAACATTGTATTGCATGACCAAAGAAACTGTATGATGGCTGTGGATGCTTCTGACTGTGAAGACAGTGAACACTCAGATTCCGCTCCATCAAATGATGGCATCTCTGGGAAAGAGATTATGAGAGTCCGAGAGAGGTCAAGCTGGTATCTATCAAATGCAGAAGTACAAATAAACTCATGGAGGATTCCCATCTGGCAGAAATCTAAGGTACCCAGCAGTGTCTATAACGATGTACTGATGAATCATGCAAGAACTAGACTGAACAATTATTCGTGTTTTTGCAGATTTGCTTTTATGTGATGGACCATCCTGCTGCGGAGTCGGGGGAAACAGTTAGTGCTAGTGGTGGAGAAATTGAGATAGAGAAGTTAGCTCTTCATGAGGTTGAAATCAGGAGAAGGGAATTGCTCCCTGTATTCAAGCAGTTCCACTATACTGACCGAAGTTCTATTGGCAGGTAATGTCAATGAAACTACTTTATAGTTTTCTTGGCTTAATCTAACTGTTGTAGATGAACAGATATATGGTCCTTTTGTCAGACCAGGTTCTATTCTTGTGAAGctttccaattttttttgaaacatcaAACATTGCATTGGCGTTCTTTAAATTTATCCTTTTATTGGTGAAATTGTGTTATTGCTTTATAACATGCAAAACTAGTTTACCAGTGTAATTCAACTGTGTTTGGTTACTGTTTTGTTGTTGTATGCCAAGACTCGTGGCCAGTATGAATGTATGATGCACTTAATTATCACTATCAGTTCTGAATCAATTATTTAGTGTAGGATGTCAATTATGTATTTTCCAGTGCGTTTACAACATTTAAAGACAGCATTACAACATTAAAAGTTAACATTGGATGATGTCAAGTCCCATATCTATGAATAATAGGGTGCAGTCTGCAGCAAGAGATAGTAAGAGCTAGCATACCAAATATTGAATGCATGCAATGATCTATTGCATCCCTCAGGCTGTAGATATCGAAATATTTAAGTAGAAGCCTTAAAATTaaactttttttatttaaatgatAGTACTTTAGTTTCTGGTAATTCTGTTCTAACATACAGTTTTAAAATGAGCAATGACTGCTGTTGCACTGTAGGGGTTGCCGAATTCATTATTTTAGCTGGTATTTGGTGCAAATGTTTGTCTAACTGCTTGTTTTTTCACATTTTTAATGAAAAAAATATCTGTCTTCATATTTTTTAAGCATCTAGgtaatttatttttgaaaatactTTGTATTTCTGAATGAGTTTGTAATGCAGATACACTCTCAGTGACTGGCTTTCTTGTCTAAAATACAAATATTTTCTTGTCAAAAATCCAGCTGTGGGTGGCAATGAATGCAGGAAGTCAAAAAAATACGATATCAAATAATTAAATAGACTGTCATGTTTTCTGtatgtttttgtatttttggatgaaATTATGTAGTGGGTGGTAATTATGTTTTTGTAGCTTTGGATGAAAGATTGCTCACAACACACCCTTTTGAAAAATAGAGGATAGCACCCTTTAGCATTGTCTCTCCACTTCCTCGTCGTACCTTCATGACCTATCTGCATCTTACAGGATTGGATTCTTTGCTTCATTACATCTGACCTGCAAATAGTTAGTCCCTTGTTGGAATATTTCAAATGGGATGAATGTTCTATCTTTAATAGTTTAACTAATTTGTGTGAACATCAGATGAGTCTAAATGAGGTTTATTCCTAGTACTTCCTTTTTATGTCATTGCATATAACATGATACAATGATGTAGGAATATTGCAAATGGAGGCTTTCAGAATGGCTGGTCCCACATTGGTGATGCACATTATAGTTCTGTAAAGGATAATGGTGAATATGAACCCAAGCCAGTGGCCCCCATATCTGGATTTTACACTGGTAAGATCTCAAATTTACTTCTTGTTGTATTATTACTCCAATAACAAGCAAGTGATAGTCCTAGGTCAACCATTTCAATCTTTTATTACAAACTGCTCCTTCCATCCAGATATATGTTAGCTATGTTTTCATCCAGGACTTGTCTCAATGACCCTCTTAAATTTTACCCAAATACCCCTTACTATGGTTTAGTTCACCAGTGCTAGCTGCctgtgcatgcatgcacattTAAGGTGCAGGGACATttgtaccaaaaaaaaaaaacccgcaAAACTACATTGGGAAGCAAATGATGCCTAACAATCCTTGATTCCTGGAcagctccaaaaaaaaaacacgccCAGAAAAAGTTGACAGCGAGTACTTTCTATGTTTTGACTTTGGATATTTTGAAATGACACAAGTAAAATAGTCATAAAAGTATACTTTTGTAATGTTTCTAAATATTGTGTAACAAAGAGTCAAATGTGTTGTTTTAGAGGCTGTCAATGTCCATAATATCACTTGTTTGTGAATGATTGGAAATTCTTACTCTTGTAGATATGAGGAAAACAGCAAATATGAATGGTCTAGTTATTGAACCATTGCCTGGACCTAGCTCAACTGTTAATCTGCAGCAAGTTGGGAAGTGCAACTCTATTGAATCTCCTAATGCTGCAAGTATGGCTGCCCATCACAAAGCAGAGAACAAGAGCAACGGCTATGTATCTACGCCACCTGAAACAAATGCATCTATCAGACCATTGAACAGCTATTCCCTCTTGGATGGACCTCTTGATGGAGTGCTGCCTCCTGCAAACAGCGCATGCAATCCTGAAACAACTAATAATCCTGTGCTCAGCAATGGTGCAAGCACTGATATACCAAATGGGTGTCTCACCACTGTCAATTCTGGACAGCAGGAGGCGTCTGATTCCCACAACTCAGTGGAGTTTACCCAGTATTTCCAAGAGGGCTATTGTAAGATATCAGAACTCGATGACTGCCGTGAGTTAACTGAAGCTGTTACTGATgctgacagcagcagcagccactgcGAGAGAGAGAAGCCCGAGGAAGATGGGGATGACATGCTTGGAGGAGTTTTTGCCTTCAGTGAAGAAGGTCTGAGCCACAAACTTCATAATTTAAGTTACTAACACTTTGAGTGGGTCAGTTTACCCGTCTGATCTTTTGCCCTTTTATGATGTTGCAGGTTGAACTTTTATGCTGCTTTACTTAAGGTATAATGGAAAACAGTGCCCACAACATTCAGTGTGCAATATTATGTAGAGGATGGTGAAATTTTAGTAGGCTTTCATGGAATAAAGCTGTGCTGAAATGATCATCTACCAC containing:
- the LOC120665511 gene encoding autophagy-related protein 18h-like: MRRGKGGRNGLLPSSLRIISSCLKTVSSNAGSVASTVRSAGASVAASIAPQAEDEKDQVLWAGFDKLELHPSSFKHVLLVGYSNGFQVLDVEDAANVCELVSKRDGPVTFLQMQPTPVSSEGSEGFKASHPMLLVVAGDETNGHGAVQGGRLSALIRDTNSEPQAGNCISTPTVVRFYSLRSHTNVHVLRFRSAVYLVRCSPRIVAVALAAQIYCFDAVTLENKLSVLTYPLQGAPGVNIGYGPMAVGPRWLAYATNTPLLSNTGRLSPQNLTPSPGVSPSTSPSSGSLVARYAMESSKQLATGIINLGDMGYKTLSKYCQELLPDGSNSPLSSSPGRRSGKIPSSVHPMEADNAGMVVIKDFTSKAIISQFRAHTSPISALCFDPSGTLLVTASVHGHNINAFRIMPTCIANGSGTTRYDCTASHVHLYKLYRGMTSAVIQDISFSHFSQWISIVSSRGTCHIFTLSPFGGDASLQPQNSHSDGPPLAPCQSRPWWSKPSFLMDQQLHQVPSTVTHSVVSRIKNSTSGWLNTVSNVAASASGKLSVPSGAATAVFHNSIYHGSLPVPSKANALEHLLVYSPSGHVIQHELLPSSGSESSGSSSRVGPGPNSQLQDDEMHVTAEPIQWWDVCRRTNWPERDENIANIVLHDQRNCMMAVDASDCEDSEHSDSAPSNDGISGKEIMRVRERSSWYLSNAEVQINSWRIPIWQKSKICFYVMDHPAAESGETVSASGGEIEIEKLALHEVEIRRRELLPVFKQFHYTDRSSIGRNIANGGFQNGWSHIGDAHYSSVKDNGEYEPKPVAPISGFYTDMRKTANMNGLVIEPLPGPSSTVNLQQVGKCNSIESPNAASMAAHHKAENKSNGYVSTPPETNASIRPLNSYSLLDGPLDGVLPPANSACNPETTNNPVLSNGASTDIPNGCLTTVNSGQQEASDSHNSVEFTQYFQEGYCKISELDDCRELTEAVTDADSSSSHCEREKPEEDGDDMLGGVFAFSEEG